The proteins below are encoded in one region of Microbispora sp. NBC_01189:
- a CDS encoding VOC family protein, which translates to MALRPVMVNIKARDHSAVGRFWAEALSWNATGGGSGVTTYVGPAGDFVWPDPVSVCVDVVTVPEPKTTAKNRVHLDLATTSAAHQAELVARLRDLGATPADVGQGDVPWTVLADPEGNEFCVLEPREKYRDTGPIAAVVVDCADPRAMARFWDEAMDWILHEVTGDQATLRSAKGTGPYLEFLRTPGVKTVPDRVHLDLLPYPGDDKAAEVARLRALGATDLDVGQGDVPWTCLADPEGHEFCVLALS; encoded by the coding sequence ATGGCGCTGCGACCTGTCATGGTGAACATCAAGGCACGTGATCACTCGGCGGTCGGCCGCTTCTGGGCGGAGGCGCTCAGCTGGAACGCCACCGGCGGAGGATCCGGCGTGACCACCTATGTCGGGCCCGCCGGCGACTTCGTCTGGCCGGACCCGGTCTCCGTCTGCGTCGACGTCGTCACCGTTCCGGAGCCCAAGACGACGGCGAAGAACCGGGTGCACCTCGATCTCGCCACCACCTCTGCGGCCCACCAGGCGGAGCTGGTCGCGCGCCTTCGGGATCTCGGTGCGACGCCCGCGGACGTCGGGCAGGGCGACGTGCCGTGGACGGTTCTGGCCGATCCGGAGGGCAACGAGTTCTGCGTGCTGGAGCCCCGGGAGAAGTACCGGGACACCGGGCCGATCGCCGCGGTCGTGGTCGACTGCGCCGACCCCCGGGCCATGGCCCGGTTCTGGGACGAGGCGATGGACTGGATCCTGCACGAGGTGACCGGCGACCAGGCGACGCTGCGCTCCGCCAAGGGCACCGGGCCCTACCTGGAGTTCCTCCGCACGCCCGGCGTGAAGACCGTGCCGGACCGCGTCCATCTCGACCTGCTGCCGTACCCCGGTGACGACAAGGCGGCGGAGGTGGCCCGGCTGCGGGCCCTCGGCGCCACCGACCTCGACGTCGGCCAGGGCGACGTCCCGTGGACGTGCCTGGCCGACCCGGAGGGCCACGAGTTCTGCGTCCTCGCCCTCTCCTGA
- a CDS encoding nucleotidyltransferase domain-containing protein, with the protein MDEELAARHLHAIDEVVGLAEEIGVQVWLRGGWAMDFYLGEITRDHRDIDWFAWAEDAPKLSAGLAGRGYEPMPGPPPGQQLDVGRGDVELSFALLARDGDGRVVVGGGPWKGEPWPDGMLDAPPGRLGRLRCPIISPAAQIEIKRMMPVWVPGLPRRPKDLEDVARLQAALHERRHAHPEARPGSRIPHP; encoded by the coding sequence GTGGATGAGGAACTCGCGGCCCGGCACCTGCACGCGATCGACGAGGTGGTCGGCCTGGCGGAGGAGATCGGCGTCCAGGTCTGGCTGCGCGGCGGCTGGGCGATGGACTTCTACCTCGGTGAGATCACCCGCGACCACAGGGACATCGACTGGTTCGCCTGGGCGGAGGACGCCCCCAAGCTGTCCGCGGGACTGGCGGGGCGCGGTTACGAACCGATGCCCGGCCCGCCGCCCGGGCAACAACTGGACGTCGGCCGTGGGGACGTGGAGCTGAGCTTCGCTCTTCTCGCGAGAGACGGAGACGGCCGGGTGGTGGTCGGAGGCGGCCCGTGGAAGGGGGAGCCCTGGCCGGATGGGATGCTCGACGCGCCGCCCGGCCGGCTGGGCCGGTTGCGGTGCCCGATCATCAGCCCCGCCGCACAGATCGAGATCAAGCGGATGATGCCGGTCTGGGTTCCCGGACTGCCCCGCCGTCCCAAGGACCTCGAGGACGTCGCCCGGCTGCAGGCCGCGTTGCACGAAAGAAGGCACGCGCATCCGGAGGCCAGGCCCGGCAGCCGGATCCCCCATCCCTGA
- a CDS encoding phosphotransferase: MKDRPADLAEAELALALAEGWGIRPQSVEYLPVGAGGYHWSVVDRRGPAWFVTVNDLGADDAGREDAFDRLGQAFGVALALHRDAGLEFVLAPVPAGTGAAVRRLTSRYALSVFPMTQGAAGHFGAHRPEDRAELAVLLAALHEATPIVTDIAPRADLALPGRDGLEEALRDLGREWTGGPYAEQARRLLAAHAGQVRRSLAEFDSRVEQVRESGTAWVVTHGEPHPGNVLRTPAGLRIIDWDTVLVAPPERDLWMLTPALARMLGEDEAGDGGDVLARYTGFTGRAVTAAGLALYPLWWRLADIAAFAGDLRRPHGPGGDATAALTCLAGYLESGR; encoded by the coding sequence ATGAAGGACAGACCGGCCGATCTGGCGGAGGCCGAGCTCGCGCTCGCGCTGGCCGAGGGCTGGGGCATACGGCCCCAATCAGTCGAGTACCTCCCGGTGGGCGCGGGCGGCTATCACTGGTCGGTGGTGGATCGGCGGGGACCGGCGTGGTTCGTCACGGTGAACGACCTCGGCGCCGACGACGCCGGACGCGAGGACGCGTTCGACCGGCTCGGACAGGCCTTCGGCGTCGCGCTCGCACTGCACCGGGACGCGGGGCTGGAGTTCGTCCTCGCTCCTGTCCCGGCCGGGACCGGTGCCGCGGTCCGGCGGTTGACGTCGCGGTACGCCCTGTCGGTGTTCCCGATGACGCAGGGTGCCGCCGGACACTTCGGCGCGCACCGGCCCGAGGACCGCGCCGAACTGGCCGTCCTGCTGGCCGCTCTGCACGAGGCGACCCCGATCGTGACGGACATCGCGCCACGGGCCGACCTGGCGCTGCCCGGCCGGGACGGGCTGGAGGAGGCGCTGCGGGACCTCGGCCGCGAGTGGACCGGCGGGCCGTACGCCGAGCAGGCCCGCAGGCTGCTGGCCGCCCATGCCGGGCAGGTACGGAGGTCGCTCGCCGAGTTCGACTCACGCGTCGAGCAGGTGCGCGAGAGCGGAACGGCGTGGGTGGTCACACACGGCGAACCACACCCCGGCAACGTCCTGCGTACCCCGGCCGGGCTGCGGATCATCGACTGGGACACCGTGCTGGTCGCTCCTCCGGAGCGGGACCTGTGGATGCTCACCCCCGCCCTCGCCCGCATGCTCGGCGAGGACGAGGCGGGCGACGGCGGCGACGTGCTCGCCCGTTACACCGGCTTCACCGGCAGGGCCGTCACAGCGGCCGGCCTCGCTCTCTATCCCCTGTGGTGGCGGCTCGCCGACATCGCCGCCTTCGCCGGCGATCTGCGCCGGCCGCACGGCCCCGGCGGTGACGCCACCGCGGCGCTCACCTGCCTGGCCGGGTATCTCGAATCCGGTCGCTGA
- a CDS encoding N-acetylmuramoyl-L-alanine amidase: MAIDLVSRAAWGARPPRGSYSSLASTRGVKVHYTGGRVDPGIVGDHAKCVAMVKSIQNFHMDGNGWLDIGYSMVACPHRKVFVGRGPGHLPAANGPGLNSGHYAVLGLVGNAGLVQPTDGILHAILDAVEYLRTKGGAGREIKGHRDGYSTDCPGDALYAWVKKGAPRPGGTSLPDPPPGPQPTQKWPGRLLKYPPVMQGDDVRAWQSRMKTLGYAITVDGAYGPDSQEVCRRFQKDKHLDVDGIVGRQTWDAAFAAKS; this comes from the coding sequence GTGGCCATCGATCTCGTGTCCCGCGCCGCCTGGGGCGCGCGCCCGCCCAGGGGCTCGTACTCCTCGCTGGCCTCCACCCGGGGCGTGAAGGTCCACTACACCGGGGGCCGGGTGGATCCGGGCATCGTCGGCGACCACGCCAAGTGCGTGGCCATGGTCAAGTCGATCCAGAACTTCCACATGGACGGCAACGGCTGGCTCGACATCGGCTATTCGATGGTCGCGTGCCCGCATCGGAAGGTGTTCGTCGGCCGTGGGCCGGGCCACCTGCCCGCCGCCAACGGCCCCGGCCTGAACTCGGGCCACTACGCCGTGCTCGGCCTGGTCGGCAACGCCGGGCTGGTCCAGCCCACCGACGGGATCCTGCACGCCATCCTCGACGCGGTCGAGTACCTCCGTACGAAGGGCGGCGCGGGCAGGGAGATCAAGGGCCACCGCGACGGCTACTCCACCGACTGCCCCGGCGACGCCCTGTACGCCTGGGTCAAGAAGGGTGCTCCCCGCCCCGGCGGCACCAGCCTGCCCGATCCCCCGCCCGGACCGCAGCCCACCCAGAAGTGGCCGGGCCGGCTGCTGAAGTATCCGCCCGTGATGCAGGGCGACGACGTGCGCGCCTGGCAGTCGCGGATGAAGACCCTCGGCTACGCCATCACGGTGGACGGCGCGTACGGGCCGGACTCCCAGGAGGTCTGCCGCCGGTTCCAGAAGGACAAGCACCTCGACGTGGACGGGATCGTCGGCAGGCAGACCTGGGACGCCGCCTTCGCCGCCAAGTCCTGA
- a CDS encoding DUF5925 domain-containing protein: MSVVREVDFTPPSMPTPPPPPSGPSGPSGPSSGPPALPMRIWLDDSDTPADVIDALALSPFATGEQPWSRTTNLSRVRADASLTAEGGRLLRVAQHTDGYETRLFAGEGWTLRVVRNLNRSAMLTATAVSEELAGTVLEQATKGAEEEPPGGDHVRMGFWWSSGHGPRRSAKPITTSSWQEIRRNYPAAAAGRLDALMAVSPHDVAGRLILLHGPPGTGKTTLLRTLAREWASWCQVDCVLDPELLFNDPGYLMDVAVGWDGPDDDDEEPRWRLLVLEDCDELIRAEAKQSTGQGLSRLLNLTDGLLGQGRDVLVAITTNEDLSRLHPAVVRPGRCLAQIEVGRFDRPQAAEWLGGTAATPPDGATLAEMFALRDGRPAPFTEPPATTGQYL; the protein is encoded by the coding sequence ATGTCCGTTGTCAGGGAGGTCGACTTCACTCCGCCGTCCATGCCCACGCCCCCACCGCCGCCGTCCGGACCCTCCGGACCGTCCGGGCCGTCGTCCGGACCGCCGGCACTGCCGATGCGAATCTGGCTCGACGACTCCGACACCCCGGCCGACGTGATCGACGCCCTCGCGCTGTCGCCGTTCGCCACCGGGGAGCAGCCCTGGTCGCGTACCACCAACCTCAGCCGGGTCCGCGCCGACGCCTCGCTCACGGCCGAGGGCGGCCGCCTGCTGCGCGTGGCACAGCACACCGACGGGTACGAGACCCGGTTGTTCGCCGGTGAGGGGTGGACGCTGCGGGTGGTCCGCAACCTCAACCGGTCGGCGATGCTCACCGCCACGGCCGTCAGCGAGGAGCTGGCCGGCACGGTTCTGGAGCAGGCGACCAAGGGCGCGGAGGAGGAGCCGCCCGGCGGCGACCACGTGCGGATGGGCTTCTGGTGGAGCTCGGGCCACGGCCCCCGCCGTTCCGCCAAACCCATCACGACCTCGTCCTGGCAGGAGATCAGGCGGAACTACCCGGCGGCCGCCGCCGGTCGCCTCGACGCGCTCATGGCGGTCAGCCCGCACGACGTGGCCGGCCGGCTGATCCTCCTGCACGGCCCGCCGGGGACCGGCAAGACGACGCTGCTGCGTACGCTCGCCCGCGAGTGGGCGTCCTGGTGCCAGGTCGACTGCGTGCTCGACCCCGAGCTGCTCTTCAACGACCCCGGCTACCTGATGGACGTCGCGGTCGGCTGGGACGGCCCGGACGACGACGACGAGGAGCCGCGCTGGCGGCTGCTGGTCCTGGAGGACTGCGACGAGCTGATCCGCGCCGAGGCCAAGCAGTCGACGGGCCAGGGCCTGTCGCGCCTGCTCAACCTGACCGACGGGCTGCTCGGCCAGGGCCGGGACGTGCTCGTGGCCATCACGACGAACGAGGACCTCAGCCGGCTCCACCCGGCCGTCGTACGGCCCGGCCGGTGCCTCGCCCAGATCGAGGTCGGCCGGTTCGACCGGCCCCAGGCGGCGGAGTGGCTGGGCGGCACGGCGGCGACTCCCCCGGACGGCGCCACGCTCGCCGAGATGTTCGCCCTGCGGGACGGCCGTCCGGCGCCCTTCACCGAGCCGCCCGCCACCACCGGCCAGTACCTCTGA
- a CDS encoding TNT domain-containing protein: MRFHSRLTSLAACALTVAALTGAPAEASAVSGQAAALAARSAAWGAPCGPPFVQDDKLLGPVFLPHTFPLDKILAGYRRYGGLIPADFLRRYLNPVTDFYRFPPDSGFAHAGGFSNARVLVTQVKLPIGYRVDRFGGEAGAFLAPYGTPFPARALPPSNLNNVPGDPHLCNYHVYRVIRPFYVDGGPAAPAFQQPGQGEQFHTLARYIPGAPANPDGEVSIGWLVDNGYLLPLN, encoded by the coding sequence GTGCGCTTTCACTCTCGCCTAACGTCCCTGGCCGCCTGCGCCCTCACCGTGGCGGCCCTGACCGGAGCCCCGGCCGAGGCCTCGGCCGTGTCCGGGCAGGCCGCCGCGCTCGCGGCCCGGAGCGCGGCATGGGGGGCGCCCTGCGGGCCGCCGTTCGTGCAGGACGACAAGCTCCTCGGCCCGGTGTTCCTGCCGCACACCTTCCCGCTGGACAAGATCCTGGCCGGCTACCGGCGGTACGGCGGCCTCATCCCGGCCGACTTCCTGCGCCGCTATCTGAACCCGGTGACCGACTTCTACCGCTTCCCCCCGGACTCCGGCTTCGCGCACGCGGGCGGGTTCAGCAACGCGCGCGTGCTCGTCACGCAGGTCAAACTGCCGATCGGCTACCGGGTGGACCGCTTCGGCGGGGAGGCCGGCGCGTTCCTCGCGCCCTACGGAACACCGTTCCCCGCCCGTGCGCTGCCGCCCAGCAACCTCAACAACGTGCCCGGCGACCCCCACCTGTGCAACTACCACGTCTACCGGGTGATCCGGCCGTTCTACGTCGACGGCGGCCCGGCGGCCCCGGCCTTCCAGCAGCCCGGCCAGGGCGAGCAGTTCCACACGCTCGCCCGGTACATCCCCGGCGCGCCGGCCAACCCCGACGGCGAGGTCTCCATCGGCTGGCTGGTCGACAACGGCTACCTCCTCCCTCTCAACTGA
- a CDS encoding C39 family peptidase, translating to MSLVVLHRWSVGGQESGTAKYLDPFAPGGEREWPYTRWTSEEREIGFPATQLVPSWTAATPPGAWLEIEMRARTVGGALTKWYVMGRWAESDADIHRTSLPGQGDADGDVAVDTLVAARPVTSYRVRATLHGSGGHVRSLAVMASSVRPGGTGGAAPAAREAREARGIELDVPRRSQKAHLGHYPQWDGGGESWCSPASFTMVLGYWGRGPAPADLAWVAPGDPCPAVDHAARDMYDHSYQGTGNWPFGVAYAGRYGLDGFVTRLRSLAEVERFIAAGIPVITSQAFREHELPGAGYSTSGHIMVVTGFTAEGDVIANDPAAPDDDGVRRVYPRAAFERVWLRGTSSGGIVHIVHPPGTTLPESGGNW from the coding sequence TTGAGCCTCGTCGTCCTGCACCGATGGTCCGTGGGCGGGCAGGAGAGCGGGACGGCGAAGTACCTGGACCCGTTCGCGCCCGGCGGTGAGCGGGAATGGCCCTACACCCGCTGGACCTCCGAGGAGCGGGAAATCGGCTTCCCGGCCACCCAGCTCGTGCCGTCGTGGACGGCCGCCACGCCGCCCGGCGCGTGGCTGGAGATCGAGATGCGGGCCCGGACCGTGGGCGGCGCCCTGACCAAGTGGTACGTCATGGGCCGGTGGGCCGAGAGCGACGCCGACATCCACCGCACATCCCTGCCGGGCCAGGGGGACGCCGACGGCGACGTGGCTGTGGACACCCTCGTCGCGGCCCGGCCCGTCACGTCGTACCGGGTGCGGGCCACCCTGCACGGCAGCGGCGGCCACGTGCGGTCCCTCGCCGTGATGGCCTCCTCCGTACGGCCGGGCGGAACGGGCGGCGCGGCACCGGCGGCGCGGGAGGCGAGAGAGGCGCGGGGGATCGAGCTGGACGTGCCGCGCCGGTCGCAGAAGGCGCACCTCGGGCACTACCCGCAGTGGGACGGCGGCGGCGAGTCGTGGTGCAGCCCCGCGTCGTTCACCATGGTGCTCGGCTACTGGGGACGCGGGCCCGCTCCGGCGGACCTCGCCTGGGTGGCCCCCGGCGACCCGTGCCCGGCGGTCGACCATGCCGCCAGGGACATGTACGACCACAGCTACCAGGGCACGGGCAACTGGCCCTTCGGCGTCGCCTACGCGGGCCGCTACGGGCTGGACGGCTTCGTCACCCGGCTGCGCTCGCTGGCCGAAGTGGAGCGTTTCATCGCCGCCGGGATCCCGGTGATCACCTCGCAGGCGTTCCGCGAGCACGAGCTGCCCGGCGCCGGATACTCCACGAGCGGCCACATCATGGTCGTCACGGGGTTCACGGCGGAGGGCGACGTGATCGCGAACGACCCGGCCGCGCCGGACGACGACGGCGTACGGCGGGTCTACCCGCGCGCCGCCTTCGAGCGCGTCTGGCTGCGCGGCACGAGCAGCGGGGGGATCGTGCACATCGTCCACCCGCCGGGTACGACTCTTCCGGAGTCGGGGGGGAACTGGTGA
- a CDS encoding S9 family peptidase produces MTIRAVDVARMDDRPLWVEISGDEVWWDEPRPHEGGRRCVVRRTAGGAIEDVLPQGWNARNRVMEYGGRSWRAHEGRLVFTNWADGRIHLCSPGEEPVPLTPEGPARYADLVVRGDEIWCVRERGGPRSADRDIVVVPLDGSPLRGVVASHRFLMNPRVSPDGRTLAYIGWNHPDMPWDATELCVAPVAGGPHRVLLSGASTCQAEWRDDESLYAVTDPTGWWNIHLVGLDGTTRDLTPVPLEFGDATWKIGGTFFAVAGGRIAAVYGTADERRLGVLDRPLPNGSGGAAIRDVGGGYTFWAPTLSARGSRVVGVAASPHRPYEVVRVDLETGRHEVLSPGRPVPGDAELPTPEAVTVDGVHAHLYAPTGGGGPAPYVVFVHGGPTGSAAPVLDLEIAYFTSRGIGVAEVNYGGSTGYGRAYRERLRHNWGVVDVRDCETVARWLLRTGRAEKVAIRGGSAGGWTSMAALVHSDVFCGAVSHYGISDPERWAAQTHDLESHYLDGLIGPLPETRDRYLDRSPERNAARASGPALLLHGLEDKVVDPAESERFAAALARHGHRWAYLTFEGEQHGWRREDTIVRALEAELAFYGIVFGFPTPEVPPLTLHNGEKE; encoded by the coding sequence GTGACGATTCGGGCAGTGGACGTCGCGCGGATGGACGACCGCCCGCTGTGGGTGGAGATCTCGGGCGACGAGGTCTGGTGGGACGAGCCCCGGCCGCACGAGGGCGGCCGGCGCTGCGTGGTGCGCCGTACGGCCGGCGGCGCGATCGAGGACGTGCTGCCGCAGGGCTGGAACGCCAGGAACCGGGTGATGGAGTACGGCGGGCGGTCCTGGCGTGCCCACGAGGGCCGGCTGGTGTTCACCAACTGGGCGGACGGCCGGATCCACCTGTGCTCCCCCGGCGAAGAGCCGGTCCCGCTCACCCCCGAGGGCCCCGCCCGCTACGCCGACCTGGTGGTGCGCGGCGACGAGATCTGGTGCGTGCGGGAGCGGGGCGGCCCCCGGAGCGCGGACCGCGACATCGTCGTGGTGCCGCTCGACGGCTCCCCCCTCCGCGGGGTGGTCGCGTCCCACCGCTTCCTGATGAACCCCCGGGTGTCGCCGGACGGCCGCACGCTCGCCTACATCGGCTGGAACCACCCCGACATGCCCTGGGACGCCACGGAACTGTGCGTGGCGCCCGTCGCCGGCGGCCCGCACCGGGTGCTGCTGTCCGGCGCGTCCACCTGCCAGGCCGAGTGGCGCGACGACGAGAGCCTCTACGCCGTCACCGATCCGACCGGCTGGTGGAACATCCACCTCGTCGGGCTGGACGGTACGACGCGCGACCTCACCCCCGTCCCCCTGGAGTTCGGCGACGCCACCTGGAAGATCGGCGGCACGTTCTTCGCCGTCGCCGGCGGGCGGATCGCCGCCGTGTACGGCACCGCCGACGAACGGCGGCTCGGCGTGCTCGACCGGCCCCTGCCGAACGGCTCGGGCGGCGCCGCCATCCGCGACGTCGGCGGCGGCTACACCTTCTGGGCGCCCACGCTGTCGGCGCGGGGCTCCCGCGTCGTCGGCGTCGCGGCCTCGCCGCACCGGCCGTACGAGGTGGTGCGGGTCGACCTGGAGACCGGGCGGCACGAGGTGCTCTCCCCCGGCAGGCCCGTGCCCGGCGACGCCGAACTGCCCACGCCCGAGGCCGTGACCGTCGACGGCGTGCACGCCCACCTGTACGCCCCAACCGGCGGCGGCGGGCCCGCGCCGTACGTGGTGTTCGTCCACGGCGGGCCGACCGGGTCGGCGGCGCCGGTCCTCGACCTGGAGATCGCCTACTTCACCAGCAGGGGCATCGGCGTCGCCGAGGTCAACTACGGCGGTTCGACCGGGTACGGCCGGGCCTACCGGGAGCGCCTGCGGCACAACTGGGGGGTCGTCGACGTACGCGACTGCGAGACCGTGGCGCGGTGGCTGCTGCGCACCGGGCGGGCGGAGAAGGTGGCGATCAGGGGCGGCAGCGCGGGCGGCTGGACCTCGATGGCCGCGCTCGTCCACAGCGACGTATTCTGCGGTGCGGTGTCCCACTACGGCATCTCCGACCCCGAGCGCTGGGCGGCGCAGACGCACGACCTGGAGTCGCACTACCTCGACGGGTTGATCGGACCGCTGCCCGAGACCCGCGACCGGTATCTCGACCGGTCGCCGGAACGGAACGCGGCGCGGGCGTCGGGCCCGGCGCTGCTCCTGCACGGGCTGGAGGACAAGGTGGTCGATCCCGCCGAGTCCGAGCGCTTCGCCGCCGCGCTCGCCCGGCACGGCCACCGGTGGGCGTACCTCACCTTCGAGGGGGAACAGCACGGATGGCGGCGGGAGGACACCATCGTCCGGGCGCTGGAGGCGGAGCTCGCGTTCTACGGGATAGTCTTCGGCTTTCCCACGCCCGAGGTCCCGCCGCTGACGCTGCACAACGGGGAGAAGGAATGA
- a CDS encoding M20/M25/M40 family metallo-hydrolase produces MTEVATICSELLRIDTTNDGSGDGPGERRAAEYVASLLAEAGIEPIVFESAPRRTSVVARIPGDSPDALLLHGHLDVVPADPAEWRTHPFSGEIDDGCVHGRGAVDMKGTLAMTLAWARENARRGVRPRRDLVLAFLADEEATGAYGAGHAIERHRDLFDGCTEAISESGGFSWYEGDVRVYPVAVGERGTAWMRLTARGVPGHGSKPAVDNPVAELAAAVARVAAHDWPVRLTPEVARLIEELSRALGRPIDVDRLDEEIERMPRAAALFKGVLRNSANPTMLNAGYKVNVIPGTAEAHVDGRFLPGQREEFLETIDRLLGPKVSREFVSFEEAVSSPADGLFDELTAALLAEDPAGRPVPYVMTGGTDAKWFARIGIRGYGFAPLLLPPGLDYFGMFHGLDERVPVEGLEFGVRVLDRLLVGDQP; encoded by the coding sequence ATGACCGAGGTCGCGACGATCTGCTCGGAGCTGCTGAGGATCGACACCACCAACGACGGGTCGGGCGACGGCCCGGGCGAGCGGCGGGCCGCCGAATACGTGGCGTCCCTGCTCGCCGAGGCCGGCATCGAGCCGATCGTCTTCGAGTCGGCGCCGCGCCGCACCAGCGTGGTCGCCCGCATCCCCGGCGACAGCCCCGACGCGCTGCTCCTGCACGGGCACCTCGACGTCGTGCCCGCCGACCCCGCCGAATGGCGTACGCACCCGTTCTCCGGGGAGATCGACGACGGCTGCGTCCACGGCCGGGGCGCGGTCGACATGAAGGGCACGCTCGCGATGACCCTCGCCTGGGCCCGCGAGAACGCGCGCCGGGGCGTGCGGCCCCGGCGCGACCTTGTGCTGGCGTTTCTCGCCGACGAGGAGGCCACCGGGGCGTACGGCGCGGGGCACGCGATCGAGCGGCACCGCGACCTGTTCGACGGCTGCACCGAGGCGATCAGCGAGTCCGGCGGTTTCTCCTGGTACGAGGGCGACGTCCGCGTCTATCCGGTGGCCGTCGGGGAACGCGGCACCGCGTGGATGCGGCTGACCGCCCGCGGCGTGCCGGGCCACGGGTCCAAGCCCGCCGTGGACAACCCTGTCGCCGAACTGGCCGCCGCCGTCGCCCGCGTCGCCGCCCACGACTGGCCCGTACGGCTCACGCCCGAGGTAGCCCGGCTGATCGAGGAGCTGTCGCGGGCGCTCGGCCGGCCGATCGACGTCGACCGGCTGGACGAGGAGATCGAGCGGATGCCCCGCGCGGCCGCCCTGTTCAAGGGGGTGCTGCGCAACTCGGCCAACCCGACGATGCTGAACGCGGGCTACAAGGTCAACGTCATTCCCGGCACGGCCGAGGCCCACGTCGACGGCCGTTTCCTGCCGGGGCAGCGCGAGGAGTTCCTGGAGACGATCGACCGGCTGCTCGGCCCGAAGGTCTCCCGTGAGTTCGTCAGCTTCGAGGAGGCCGTCTCCTCCCCCGCCGACGGCCTGTTCGACGAGCTCACCGCCGCCCTGCTCGCCGAGGACCCCGCCGGCAGGCCCGTGCCGTACGTGATGACCGGTGGCACGGACGCCAAGTGGTTCGCCAGGATCGGCATCCGGGGGTACGGCTTCGCGCCGCTGCTGCTGCCGCCCGGCCTCGACTACTTCGGCATGTTCCACGGGCTGGACGAGCGGGTCCCCGTCGAGGGTTTGGAGTTCGGCGTCCGCGTCCTCGACCGCCTCCTCGTGGGCGATCAGCCCTGA
- a CDS encoding serine/threonine-protein kinase, whose amino-acid sequence MIELMPLISVTDFRPVVADKYHVIEAGAAAKIFPYHANVPPAHPATIPLSRTRRTLSIIWALTPLITFGIATVFIIGSAAVRLARQKTWLAASGYVVFFIVIVAVAPRTDHPPEEEIRNTIAMWLWFGGMWIGGTVHAFFLRTAVFRPREQPAVPTPTAPTRSVATRPLHTAGPATWDPWGTARSTAPSATPSGGQGGHSGPGMLGPYLLGERLGEGGQGAVYAATTGDGRRVAIKVLHERFRGGTKEREDFMREVAAAQRVPQFSTARIIDAGVAGDTSYIVSEYVPGPSLDSLVRGQGPLDQDSLIRLAIATSAALNAIHSAGVIHRDFKPANVLLGPDGPRVIDFGISKALDQVTMTVGIKGTPAYMSPEQISGARVGPPSDVFSWAGTMFFAATGHQAFGGTTTMQVFQAILHHTPDPRAFPPSLRGPLTACFDKNPGSRPTAAQLLVAMAS is encoded by the coding sequence GTGATAGAACTGATGCCGCTCATATCGGTCACCGATTTCCGGCCCGTCGTCGCGGACAAATACCATGTGATCGAGGCCGGAGCCGCTGCGAAGATTTTTCCCTATCATGCCAACGTGCCCCCTGCTCATCCCGCCACGATTCCGTTGTCCCGCACCCGGCGGACGCTCAGCATCATCTGGGCGCTCACTCCGCTCATCACGTTCGGAATAGCGACGGTATTCATCATCGGGTCCGCCGCCGTCCGGCTCGCCAGGCAGAAGACATGGCTCGCCGCCAGCGGCTACGTCGTGTTCTTCATCGTCATCGTGGCGGTCGCTCCCCGAACCGATCACCCGCCGGAAGAAGAGATCCGCAACACCATCGCGATGTGGCTCTGGTTCGGCGGCATGTGGATCGGCGGCACCGTTCACGCGTTCTTCCTGCGGACCGCGGTCTTCCGCCCACGGGAGCAGCCGGCGGTACCGACGCCAACTGCACCGACGCGATCTGTGGCGACACGCCCGCTGCACACGGCAGGTCCGGCGACGTGGGATCCCTGGGGCACGGCGCGCTCCACCGCTCCGTCCGCCACGCCGAGCGGTGGGCAGGGCGGGCATTCGGGCCCGGGCATGCTGGGGCCGTACCTTCTGGGCGAGAGACTGGGTGAGGGCGGGCAGGGCGCGGTCTACGCCGCGACGACCGGTGACGGCCGCCGGGTCGCTATCAAGGTCCTGCATGAGCGGTTTCGCGGGGGGACCAAGGAACGTGAGGACTTCATGCGTGAGGTCGCCGCGGCGCAACGCGTTCCGCAGTTCTCCACCGCCAGGATCATCGACGCCGGGGTGGCGGGCGACACCTCCTACATCGTCAGCGAGTACGTTCCGGGCCCCTCTCTCGACAGCCTCGTGCGGGGACAGGGACCGCTTGACCAAGACAGCCTGATCCGGCTCGCGATCGCCACGTCGGCCGCGCTCAACGCCATCCATTCCGCCGGGGTCATCCACCGTGACTTCAAGCCCGCCAATGTGCTGCTCGGCCCGGACGGCCCGCGAGTCATCGACTTCGGTATCTCCAAGGCCCTGGACCAGGTCACCATGACCGTGGGCATCAAGGGAACGCCGGCCTACATGTCACCCGAACAGATCTCGGGAGCGCGTGTGGGGCCGCCGTCCGACGTCTTCAGCTGGGCCGGGACCATGTTCTTCGCGGCAACCGGTCACCAGGCGTTCGGCGGCACCACGACCATGCAGGTATTCCAGGCCATCCTTCACCACACCCCCGATCCGCGGGCCTTTCCGCCATCTCTCCGCGGTCCTCTGACGGCCTGCTTCGACAAGAACCCCGGCAGCAGGCCGACCGCCGCGCAACTTCTGGTGGCCATGGCAAGCTGA